A window of the Cystobacter fuscus genome harbors these coding sequences:
- a CDS encoding ABC transporter substrate-binding protein — protein sequence MGFRLCGWWLVTLFCCGAGRPMGLTAHEQAGRKIYLEGQSPTGREISAEIGMGARLPGSAVPCANCHGEEGLGQSEGGLRPPEITWSQLTKPYGHLHPNGRKHASFSDKSVARAVTEGVDPDGNRLDPAMPRYSMSAEDMASLLAYLQHLEEQGDPGLTESEIRLGVVLPTRGRLGEMGRAMAGLLSAYCDALNASGGIHGRRLELVLAEYDSDLGTGLSSARELLARGSVFALLSGLVPGAERELAVLAEQERVPLIGPLTPWTWEGGPPGRQVFYTLSGVGAQVQVLAEYAARALHTHGPRVAIIHPAQESLAEAARVARGRFRAHGWERVEVLRYERGRFDPEVATRLKQSGTRLVLFLGNEEELAGLMGKARALGWAPYLLLSGSLSARAAMEAPAFLDGHLFLAYSSLPSDERPDAVASFNRLRAGVHASERHRLPQVSAYTAAAVLTEALRRTGRQLSRARLLGHMESLYAFETGLMPPVSYGPDRHVGARGAYVVTVELTTRTFRPLGGWRALRP from the coding sequence ATGGGTTTCAGACTCTGTGGCTGGTGGCTGGTGACCCTGTTCTGCTGCGGCGCCGGGCGCCCGATGGGGCTCACGGCGCACGAGCAGGCGGGCAGGAAGATCTACCTCGAGGGGCAGAGCCCCACGGGGAGGGAGATCTCGGCGGAAATTGGAATGGGAGCACGCCTGCCGGGCAGCGCCGTGCCCTGCGCCAACTGCCATGGAGAGGAGGGCCTGGGCCAATCCGAGGGCGGGCTGCGGCCCCCGGAGATCACCTGGTCCCAACTCACCAAGCCCTATGGCCATCTCCACCCGAATGGCAGGAAACACGCCTCCTTCTCGGACAAGAGCGTGGCTCGCGCAGTGACCGAGGGAGTCGACCCCGACGGCAACCGATTGGACCCAGCCATGCCTCGCTACTCCATGTCCGCGGAGGACATGGCGAGCTTGCTGGCCTACCTCCAGCACCTGGAAGAGCAGGGCGATCCCGGGCTGACGGAGTCGGAGATCCGGCTGGGGGTGGTGCTCCCCACGCGCGGCCGGTTGGGCGAGATGGGCCGGGCCATGGCGGGATTGTTGAGCGCCTATTGTGACGCTCTCAATGCCTCCGGAGGGATTCACGGACGCCGGCTCGAGCTGGTCCTCGCGGAGTATGACAGTGATCTGGGCACGGGCCTCTCGAGCGCACGGGAACTCCTGGCTCGGGGTTCTGTCTTCGCGCTGCTCAGCGGGCTGGTGCCGGGGGCGGAGAGGGAGCTGGCGGTGCTGGCCGAGCAGGAGCGGGTTCCCCTCATCGGTCCGCTGACGCCGTGGACGTGGGAGGGCGGGCCGCCAGGCCGCCAGGTTTTCTACACCCTCTCCGGGGTAGGGGCGCAGGTCCAGGTGCTCGCCGAGTATGCCGCCAGGGCGCTGCACACGCACGGGCCTCGGGTGGCCATCATCCACCCGGCGCAGGAGAGCCTGGCCGAGGCGGCCCGTGTGGCGCGCGGGCGGTTTCGAGCGCATGGCTGGGAGCGGGTCGAGGTGCTGCGGTACGAGCGCGGCCGGTTCGACCCGGAGGTCGCCACGCGGTTGAAACAGAGCGGCACGAGGCTGGTCCTGTTCCTCGGCAATGAGGAGGAGTTGGCGGGACTCATGGGCAAGGCGCGGGCGCTGGGTTGGGCTCCCTACCTGTTGCTCTCGGGCTCACTCTCGGCTCGGGCGGCCATGGAGGCACCGGCCTTCCTCGATGGGCACCTCTTCCTCGCCTACTCGAGCCTGCCCTCGGACGAGCGGCCTGACGCGGTGGCATCCTTCAATCGACTGAGGGCTGGGGTACACGCCTCGGAGCGCCACCGGCTGCCCCAGGTGTCCGCGTATACGGCCGCGGCCGTGTTGACCGAGGCTCTGCGCCGCACCGGCAGACAGCTGAGCCGGGCCCGGCTGCTCGGCCACATGGAGAGCCTGTATGCCTTTGAAACAGGGCTGATGCCTCCCGTGAGTTACGGGCCTGATCGGCACGTGGGCGCGCGGGGGGCCTATGTCGTCACCGTGGAGCTCACGACTCGTACGTTCCGTCCGCTCGGCGGCTGGAGGGCGCTGAGGCCCTGA
- a CDS encoding SCO family protein: MAGSLGVLLLAAMAHAQQASSSAEVRLVDAELLNQEGVPVYFNSDVLSNKIIVMDFVFTSCTTVCPVLSSLFARVQESLGERLEKEVRLVSVSLDATRDTPARLKAYAARYKARQGWTWLTGDKQDVSRVLGGLGAYTPDYNNHAPMVLVGDMRTGKWVRLNGFPSHEQILAKVDELAAARRSSKAVEPSPSTGSASQPEEKSRSYFTDAPLLTQEGKTVRFYSDVLKDRVVVISFFFTRCQTACPLLTQKLLQVKRELGERFGKEVHFISISADPSFDTPQELKKFARRHQAEAEGWTFLTGSKEDVGQVLGRFGQTVEDVEEHTSLFIAGNVRSRHWTRLRPDTPAAAIAERLRELAGRP, translated from the coding sequence GTGGCAGGTTCCCTGGGGGTGCTGCTGCTGGCGGCGATGGCTCATGCTCAGCAGGCCTCTTCCTCCGCCGAGGTCCGCCTCGTCGACGCGGAGCTGCTCAATCAGGAGGGCGTGCCCGTCTACTTCAACAGTGATGTCCTCTCCAACAAGATCATCGTCATGGACTTCGTCTTCACCTCCTGCACCACCGTGTGCCCCGTGCTCTCCTCGCTCTTCGCCAGGGTGCAGGAGTCGCTCGGCGAGCGCTTGGAGAAGGAGGTGCGGCTGGTGTCTGTCTCCCTCGATGCCACGCGGGACACGCCCGCGCGGTTGAAGGCCTATGCCGCGCGGTACAAGGCGCGCCAGGGATGGACCTGGCTCACCGGAGACAAGCAGGACGTGTCCCGGGTGCTCGGGGGGCTGGGTGCCTACACGCCCGATTATAACAACCATGCGCCCATGGTGCTGGTGGGCGACATGCGCACGGGCAAGTGGGTGCGGCTCAATGGCTTTCCCAGCCACGAGCAGATCCTGGCGAAGGTGGATGAGCTGGCGGCGGCCCGCCGGAGCAGCAAGGCCGTCGAGCCATCTCCCAGCACGGGCTCGGCCTCCCAGCCCGAGGAGAAGTCCAGGAGCTACTTCACCGATGCGCCCCTGCTCACGCAGGAGGGAAAGACGGTCCGGTTCTACAGTGATGTGTTGAAGGATCGGGTGGTCGTCATCTCCTTCTTCTTCACGCGTTGCCAGACCGCCTGTCCGTTGCTCACCCAGAAGCTCCTGCAGGTCAAGCGGGAGCTGGGCGAGAGGTTTGGCAAGGAGGTGCATTTCATCTCCATCAGTGCGGACCCTTCCTTCGACACACCCCAGGAGCTGAAGAAGTTCGCCCGCCGCCACCAGGCGGAGGCCGAGGGATGGACCTTCCTCACCGGAAGCAAGGAGGACGTGGGACAGGTGCTCGGCAGGTTCGGGCAGACGGTGGAAGACGTCGAGGAGCACACCTCCCTGTTCATCGCCGGGAATGTCAGGAGCAGGCACTGGACGCGGCTGCGTCCGGACACGCCCGCGGCGGCCATCGCCGAGCGTCTGAGAGAGCTGGCCGGGCGGCCGTGA
- a CDS encoding YncE family protein: protein MTPKDREAQRSRAEVAIVVLAVLCMAVLMAFIVPAARFAPLRTEPVVLSEPIQGPQRLVKNGVVVEFSLLHPDDTHGSQGPLMEGDEAEVRLRMTDVSSGLPLRGLSPSAWMDMGHLLSDKAEAQRECKDRVGVYLKGLVGIRPLIDLNGYYLLVLNKDPSISVIDPVVGMTGKTSLYTTVVLERPGADWVKSLDQKRLYVSMPRAGAVAVVDTTAFRVEARVLAGQEPTRVALQPDGHYLWVGNDASEPARSGVTVIDMQSLEPVARIATGRGHHEIVFSSDDRYAFVSNRDEGTISVISIARLEKVKDLKAGPLPISLAYSPLSRVLYVADGKEGTVTAFDGARLEEVARLSARPGLGPMRFSQDGRWGLIVNPVEHEVYVVDAAENQLVHGIPVSGQPYQLGFTRAFAYVRLLDSERVEMINLSTLGRGKQPTVQGFSAGQSAPKLAGDLSIADSISQASIEAAIFVASPADNTTSFYMEGMNAPMGSFGNYGHNARAVQVVDRRLREVEPGVYTARLRLPVAGQYDVAFLVDAPRVLHCFRVEAKANPALKKALGALEIEYLDAPARFSVGQKPLLRFMLREAATHQPATGLAVKVLTYAAPGRQRTEMTAREVGEGVYEVEPSLPRAGSYYLYVAVPELKLKYGELPYRTLWVGGMTQNQTKREEEARGPQAKN from the coding sequence ATGACTCCGAAAGACAGAGAGGCCCAGCGCTCCCGGGCCGAGGTGGCCATCGTCGTGCTCGCCGTCCTGTGCATGGCGGTGCTCATGGCATTCATTGTCCCCGCGGCCAGGTTCGCACCGCTCCGGACGGAGCCGGTCGTCCTCTCCGAGCCCATTCAGGGCCCGCAGCGGCTCGTCAAGAATGGGGTGGTGGTGGAGTTCTCCCTGCTCCATCCCGACGACACCCATGGCTCCCAGGGGCCGCTGATGGAAGGCGATGAGGCCGAGGTTCGGCTGCGCATGACGGATGTGAGCAGTGGTCTTCCGCTGCGGGGCCTGTCGCCCTCGGCGTGGATGGACATGGGCCATCTGCTGTCGGACAAGGCGGAAGCGCAGCGGGAGTGCAAGGATCGGGTGGGTGTCTATCTCAAGGGCCTGGTCGGTATCCGCCCGCTCATCGACCTCAACGGCTACTACCTGCTGGTGCTCAACAAGGATCCGAGCATCTCCGTCATCGATCCGGTGGTGGGAATGACGGGCAAGACGAGCCTCTACACCACGGTGGTGCTCGAGCGCCCGGGAGCTGACTGGGTCAAGAGCCTGGATCAGAAGAGGCTCTATGTCTCCATGCCGAGGGCCGGGGCGGTGGCGGTGGTGGACACGACTGCGTTCCGGGTCGAGGCCCGGGTGCTGGCGGGCCAGGAGCCCACCCGGGTCGCCTTGCAGCCGGATGGGCACTACCTCTGGGTTGGCAATGACGCCAGTGAACCGGCTCGGAGCGGTGTCACGGTGATAGACATGCAGTCGCTGGAGCCCGTCGCGAGGATTGCCACCGGACGCGGGCACCATGAGATTGTCTTCTCCAGCGACGACCGCTACGCCTTCGTCAGCAACAGGGACGAGGGCACCATCTCCGTCATCTCCATCGCCCGGCTGGAGAAGGTCAAGGACCTGAAGGCGGGCCCGCTCCCCATCTCCCTGGCCTACTCACCGCTCTCCCGCGTCCTCTACGTGGCGGATGGGAAGGAGGGGACGGTGACAGCCTTTGACGGCGCTCGCCTGGAGGAGGTGGCGCGGCTGTCCGCGAGGCCGGGCCTGGGTCCCATGCGCTTCTCCCAGGACGGCCGTTGGGGCCTGATCGTCAATCCCGTCGAGCACGAGGTGTACGTCGTGGATGCGGCGGAGAACCAGCTCGTGCACGGCATCCCCGTGAGCGGGCAGCCCTACCAGCTCGGCTTCACCCGGGCCTTCGCCTATGTGCGGTTGCTGGACTCGGAGCGGGTGGAGATGATCAATCTCTCCACCCTGGGGAGGGGCAAGCAGCCCACGGTGCAAGGCTTTTCCGCGGGCCAGTCCGCCCCCAAGCTCGCGGGGGACCTGAGCATCGCCGACTCCATCTCCCAGGCCTCCATCGAGGCGGCCATCTTCGTGGCCAGTCCCGCTGACAACACCACGTCCTTCTACATGGAGGGCATGAATGCTCCCATGGGGAGTTTTGGGAACTACGGGCACAACGCCCGGGCGGTGCAGGTGGTGGACAGGCGCCTGCGGGAAGTGGAACCCGGCGTCTATACGGCTCGGCTGCGGCTACCGGTGGCAGGGCAGTATGACGTGGCCTTCCTCGTGGATGCTCCGCGGGTCCTGCACTGCTTCCGTGTGGAGGCCAAGGCCAACCCCGCTCTGAAGAAGGCGCTGGGCGCGCTGGAGATCGAGTATCTGGACGCTCCAGCGCGGTTTTCAGTGGGCCAGAAGCCGTTGCTGCGTTTCATGCTTCGCGAGGCCGCGACCCATCAGCCCGCCACCGGGTTGGCGGTGAAGGTCCTCACCTACGCCGCTCCGGGGCGGCAGCGCACGGAGATGACCGCTCGGGAGGTGGGCGAGGGCGTGTACGAGGTGGAGCCCTCGCTGCCACGCGCTGGCTCGTACTACCTCTACGTGGCGGTGCCCGAGTTGAAGCTGAAGTATGGCGAGCTGCCCTATCGCACCCTCTGGGTGGGGGGCATGACGCAGAACCAAACCAAGAGAGAGGAAGAGGCCCGTGGTCCACAAGCGAAGAACTAG
- a CDS encoding Coq4 family protein: MGNIIKTIRVSRAALAMIRNANDPDRVFDLIEALYSSSDAAQKAVARMSRDPEIARVMRERPRLGRIDLEALGRLPRGTLGRTFVDHLRESGLDPNLLRVQEAPDAASYVKAHLFETHDLWHVVTGFPTTSEGEMGLQAFYFAQSGSRVSMGVFVAGLCFTFLKNFELCEVAMPLVVRGWLLGRRARRLFGTDWKTLLDRPLEEVRATFGLELDKVDAILREFERARPSAAIIPA, translated from the coding sequence ATGGGAAACATCATCAAGACGATCCGCGTCAGCCGTGCCGCCCTGGCCATGATCCGAAACGCCAATGATCCCGACCGGGTCTTCGATTTGATCGAAGCGCTGTACTCATCGTCGGATGCGGCGCAGAAGGCGGTGGCGAGGATGTCCCGAGATCCGGAGATCGCACGCGTGATGCGGGAGCGCCCCCGTCTGGGACGCATCGACCTGGAGGCACTGGGCCGGCTCCCCAGGGGCACACTGGGGCGCACCTTCGTGGACCATCTGCGTGAGAGCGGCCTGGATCCGAACCTGCTGCGCGTACAAGAGGCCCCGGATGCGGCCAGCTACGTGAAGGCCCACCTGTTCGAGACACACGACCTGTGGCACGTGGTGACGGGCTTCCCCACGACCTCCGAGGGGGAAATGGGGCTGCAGGCCTTCTACTTCGCCCAGAGCGGCTCCCGCGTGTCGATGGGTGTCTTCGTGGCGGGCCTGTGCTTCACCTTCCTGAAGAACTTCGAGTTGTGCGAGGTGGCGATGCCGCTGGTGGTAAGGGGATGGCTGCTGGGGCGGCGGGCCAGGCGGCTGTTCGGCACGGACTGGAAGACGCTGCTGGATAGACCGCTGGAGGAGGTACGCGCCACCTTCGGCCTGGAACTCGACAAGGTGGACGCGATCCTCCGCGAGTTCGAGCGAGCCAGGCCCTCCGCGGCGATCATCCCAGCCTGA
- a CDS encoding phenylacetate--CoA ligase family protein has protein sequence MRASFEERLKTLRNPPVIANYFSGEGQADVMPPEKLARYQFEALKAVVQQAYDHSPFYRQKMTRAGISPDDLQQLSDVTRLPFLTKDELRGQPWRLLTCDKKDVVLIQVSTGTTGGEEIYMTYTWNDYLLHDLAPRYTKLFPVGPGDVCLNALPYEMSTAGLAFHKTFMDGHQSTVIPAGKGGAYSTPAKTIKMIRDLRPSIVVTSPSWSITLAEEAAEASFDLKSLGLKKMWLTGEGCSPAFRQRVEKLWGTTANYFYGSLECGQLGIECDAHDGYHLAQAHVLMEIVDPKTGRVLPPGEVGEIVVTALLRYDSPVLRFRTGDLGSLRTDTCACGSTLTRFHMKGRAFDQLHFRGQPFSPFFVEEHLMRMPEVGNWFQFVMPTTDSASIKIRCELTQGIKPSPELATTLANRMKLSTGLSFDIELVDRLPRPTAKAVRVVRE, from the coding sequence ATGCGCGCGAGCTTCGAAGAGCGACTGAAGACCCTGCGGAATCCCCCGGTCATCGCGAACTACTTCTCCGGGGAGGGGCAGGCGGACGTCATGCCTCCCGAGAAGCTGGCCAGATACCAGTTCGAGGCACTCAAGGCCGTCGTCCAGCAAGCGTATGACCATTCTCCCTTCTACAGGCAGAAAATGACCCGGGCCGGGATCTCTCCCGACGACCTCCAGCAACTCTCGGATGTCACCCGGCTGCCCTTCCTGACGAAGGACGAGCTGCGCGGACAGCCCTGGCGGCTGCTCACCTGCGACAAGAAGGACGTCGTGCTCATCCAGGTGTCCACCGGGACGACGGGCGGTGAGGAAATCTACATGACGTATACGTGGAATGACTATCTGCTCCACGACCTCGCCCCCCGGTACACGAAGCTGTTTCCGGTCGGACCCGGCGACGTGTGTCTCAATGCCCTCCCGTACGAGATGAGCACCGCGGGGCTCGCCTTCCACAAGACCTTCATGGACGGCCACCAGTCCACGGTCATCCCCGCCGGAAAGGGTGGCGCCTACTCCACGCCCGCCAAGACCATCAAGATGATCCGGGATCTGCGTCCCTCCATCGTCGTCACCAGCCCGTCGTGGTCCATCACCCTGGCCGAGGAAGCGGCCGAGGCCTCCTTCGATCTGAAGAGCCTGGGGCTCAAGAAGATGTGGTTGACCGGCGAAGGATGCTCGCCCGCCTTCCGCCAGCGCGTGGAGAAGCTCTGGGGAACCACGGCCAACTACTTCTATGGCTCGCTCGAGTGCGGGCAGCTCGGAATCGAGTGCGACGCGCATGACGGCTACCACCTGGCCCAGGCCCACGTCCTCATGGAGATCGTGGATCCGAAGACCGGGCGGGTGCTCCCCCCGGGCGAGGTGGGCGAGATCGTCGTGACGGCGCTCTTGCGCTACGACAGCCCGGTCCTCCGCTTCCGCACGGGAGACCTGGGCAGCCTGCGGACCGACACGTGCGCCTGCGGCTCCACGCTCACCCGCTTCCACATGAAGGGCCGCGCGTTCGACCAGCTCCACTTCCGTGGTCAGCCATTCTCACCCTTCTTCGTGGAGGAGCACCTGATGCGCATGCCCGAGGTCGGCAACTGGTTCCAGTTCGTCATGCCGACAACGGACAGCGCGAGCATCAAGATCCGCTGCGAGCTGACTCAAGGCATCAAACCCTCCCCGGAGCTGGCCACCACGCTCGCCAACCGGATGAAGCTCTCGACGGGCCTGTCCTTCGACATCGAGCTCGTCGATCGCCTGCCCCGCCCGACGGCCAAGGCGGTCCGTGTCGTCCGTGAGTGA
- a CDS encoding amidohydrolase family protein — protein sequence MIIDAHAHVSPTTYGATEQYLEVLSQSGIDQAVICPGGMLDVRKMSEFVSGQKKPDAVPKNEYVGNCVQSSPKLIGMACVNPCDPQAAEKLEQYLEQGFRGLMVSPLVHKFSFSDDSMAELAELCGEYGVPIVSHNGWRPGANTGDYALLARKFPRTNFILEHMGQLPTDGEATLTAAELDNFFLETSLSSYLHVVETVKKTGASKVIFGSEFPLSHPALELRKVLLLPITDGEREQILGGNIRELLHLD from the coding sequence ATGATCATCGATGCCCATGCACACGTCTCCCCCACCACCTATGGCGCCACCGAGCAGTACCTGGAGGTCCTGAGCCAGAGTGGTATCGACCAGGCCGTCATCTGTCCGGGCGGAATGCTGGATGTGAGGAAGATGAGCGAGTTCGTGTCTGGTCAGAAGAAGCCAGACGCGGTCCCGAAGAACGAGTACGTGGGGAACTGCGTCCAATCCAGTCCCAAGCTGATTGGAATGGCTTGCGTGAACCCGTGTGATCCCCAGGCCGCCGAGAAGCTGGAGCAGTATCTGGAGCAGGGCTTCCGGGGCCTGATGGTGTCGCCGCTCGTCCACAAGTTCTCCTTCTCGGATGACTCGATGGCCGAGCTGGCCGAGCTGTGCGGCGAGTATGGCGTTCCCATCGTCTCCCACAATGGCTGGCGGCCGGGGGCGAACACCGGCGACTACGCCCTGCTGGCCAGGAAGTTCCCCCGCACGAACTTCATCCTGGAGCACATGGGGCAGTTGCCCACCGACGGAGAGGCGACCCTCACGGCCGCCGAGCTGGACAACTTCTTCCTCGAAACGTCGCTCAGCAGCTACCTGCACGTCGTGGAGACGGTGAAGAAGACGGGGGCGAGCAAGGTGATCTTCGGCTCCGAGTTTCCCCTCTCCCACCCCGCCCTGGAGTTGAGGAAGGTCCTCCTGCTTCCCATCACCGATGGAGAGCGCGAGCAGATCCTGGGCGGCAACATCCGCGAACTGCTCCACCTCGATTGA
- a CDS encoding phenylacetate--CoA ligase family protein, which translates to MATSERMDIINQVLRHARGAPFYRARLPHTPLRSWEEFQRLPFTTKEDLRRQSPHGLICVPPEKLLQYHESSATTGTPVSTWFSGEDLAEIHSRFSEWGVGFKPGDRVLIRFPYALSTIGHFVHGAVQHKGACVIPADSRSSITPLSRVVELMKKLQVTVLATISLSAVMIAEAAEMAGFELRRDFPHLRAICCAGEPLTQARRKLLEELWGVPVYDNYGMTETGPQAMDCQEQQLHPWQEHFLMEVLDERLEKEVAPGETGYSVITSLTPRASPMIRYRTGDRVQRVERPCKCGQNSTLIVRGRVEDLLWSQGRPVDLWELEEIVSQLPSRRFWRVTSASDGQLHFTVEKEREGDSLRPALLSRLEEHHGLRLKVDLVPKGTLYDRQEPISFGMAGKPIYVSAPERHP; encoded by the coding sequence ATGGCCACGTCAGAACGCATGGACATCATCAATCAGGTGCTGCGACACGCGCGAGGCGCCCCCTTCTACCGGGCTCGCCTGCCGCATACTCCCCTCCGCTCCTGGGAGGAGTTCCAGCGGCTCCCCTTCACGACCAAGGAGGACCTGCGCCGACAGTCGCCGCACGGCCTCATCTGTGTCCCGCCCGAGAAGCTCCTGCAATACCACGAGTCCTCCGCGACGACGGGCACCCCCGTGTCCACCTGGTTCAGCGGCGAGGATCTCGCGGAGATCCATTCGCGCTTCTCCGAGTGGGGCGTCGGGTTCAAGCCCGGGGATCGGGTGCTCATCCGCTTCCCCTATGCCCTCTCCACCATCGGGCACTTCGTCCATGGGGCCGTCCAGCACAAGGGCGCCTGTGTGATCCCCGCCGACAGCCGGAGCTCCATCACCCCGCTGTCCCGCGTGGTCGAGCTGATGAAGAAGTTGCAGGTCACCGTGCTCGCCACCATCTCCCTGTCGGCGGTGATGATCGCCGAGGCCGCGGAGATGGCGGGGTTCGAACTCCGCCGGGACTTTCCCCACCTGCGCGCCATCTGCTGCGCCGGAGAGCCCCTGACCCAGGCCCGGCGCAAGCTGCTGGAAGAGCTCTGGGGAGTGCCCGTGTATGACAACTATGGGATGACCGAGACGGGTCCCCAGGCCATGGACTGCCAGGAGCAGCAGCTCCATCCCTGGCAGGAGCACTTCTTGATGGAAGTGCTGGACGAGCGGCTCGAGAAAGAGGTGGCACCGGGCGAGACGGGCTACTCGGTCATCACCTCGCTCACCCCGCGGGCCTCGCCCATGATCCGCTACCGCACGGGCGATCGGGTCCAGCGCGTGGAGCGGCCCTGCAAGTGCGGCCAGAATTCGACCCTGATCGTCCGCGGCCGGGTGGAGGACCTGTTGTGGAGCCAGGGCAGGCCGGTCGATCTCTGGGAGTTGGAGGAGATCGTCTCCCAACTGCCCAGCCGGCGCTTCTGGCGGGTGACCTCCGCGTCGGACGGACAACTGCACTTCACGGTGGAGAAGGAGCGGGAGGGGGATTCGCTGCGGCCCGCCCTCCTCTCCCGGCTGGAGGAGCACCACGGCCTGCGCCTGAAGGTCGACCTGGTCCCCAAGGGCACCCTCTATGACCGCCAGGAGCCGATCTCGTTCGGAATGGCGGGCAAGCCCATCTACGTGAGCGCGCCAGAACGCCACCCGTGA
- a CDS encoding 3-dehydroquinate synthase II → MDVTATNSVNNDVVNMQKRERIRLERVEGDRNRVEETGSLIAWFDTAGLATPADCEGMLGRIVNQAYTGVVLYPENVTALAPAIPARVLKVLHTPRIEDLERLKTLPQGGQSFVVASPDVQVLLKAAELGLNTCYRAYVDDGASLHASIQEGVHHAYLMVRFRDPTNIPLELVIASLQATRTVLIKEINTPTDVDDAIVTLGVMEVGADGVMFSPRSHAALSEFVSRLGRLDRAATKVEVASVVRSVPIGMGYRSCIDTTTLFSPTEGMLVGSTSQGGILCCPEVFFLPYMELRPFRVNAGAVHSYVYNYNNRTDYMSELRAGASIMLVDHNGKTRRSSVGRMKTEVRPLRLIEVEFASGERINAIMQDDWHVRIFSDEAKPLNITALKPGDKVLGHLAQPGRHVGIKVDEHIIET, encoded by the coding sequence ATGGACGTTACCGCGACCAACAGCGTGAACAATGATGTCGTCAACATGCAGAAGCGCGAGCGCATCCGCCTCGAGCGCGTCGAGGGGGACCGCAACCGGGTGGAGGAAACCGGCTCGCTCATCGCCTGGTTCGACACGGCCGGACTGGCCACGCCCGCGGACTGCGAGGGCATGCTCGGACGAATCGTCAATCAGGCCTACACCGGCGTCGTCCTCTACCCGGAGAATGTCACCGCGCTCGCGCCGGCCATCCCGGCGCGCGTGCTCAAGGTGCTGCATACCCCGCGCATCGAGGATCTCGAGCGGCTCAAGACCCTGCCCCAGGGCGGCCAGAGCTTCGTGGTGGCCAGCCCGGACGTCCAGGTGCTGCTGAAGGCCGCCGAGCTGGGGCTCAACACCTGCTACCGCGCCTACGTGGATGACGGGGCCAGCCTCCACGCGTCCATCCAGGAGGGTGTCCACCATGCCTACCTGATGGTCCGCTTCCGGGATCCCACCAACATCCCGCTGGAGCTGGTGATCGCCTCGCTGCAGGCCACGCGCACCGTGCTCATCAAGGAGATCAACACCCCGACGGACGTGGATGACGCCATCGTCACCCTGGGCGTCATGGAGGTGGGCGCGGACGGCGTCATGTTCTCGCCGCGCAGCCACGCGGCGCTGAGCGAGTTCGTCTCGCGGCTCGGCCGGTTGGATCGCGCGGCGACGAAGGTGGAGGTGGCCAGCGTGGTGCGCAGCGTGCCCATCGGCATGGGCTACCGCAGCTGCATCGACACCACGACGCTCTTCTCCCCGACGGAGGGCATGCTGGTGGGCTCCACCTCGCAGGGCGGAATCCTGTGCTGCCCCGAGGTCTTCTTCCTGCCCTACATGGAGCTGCGCCCCTTCCGGGTGAACGCCGGCGCCGTGCACAGCTACGTCTACAACTACAACAACCGCACGGACTACATGAGCGAGCTGCGCGCGGGCGCGTCCATCATGCTGGTGGACCACAACGGCAAAACGCGCCGCTCCAGCGTCGGCCGGATGAAGACGGAGGTGCGGCCCCTGCGCCTCATCGAGGTCGAGTTCGCCAGCGGCGAGCGCATCAACGCCATCATGCAGGACGACTGGCACGTGCGGATCTTCTCCGACGAGGCCAAGCCGCTGAACATCACCGCCCTCAAGCCCGGTGACAAGGTGCTCGGCCACCTGGCCCAGCCCGGCCGGCACGTGGGCATCAAGGTCGACGAGCACATCATCGAGACCTGA
- a CDS encoding class I fructose-bisphosphate aldolase, with protein sequence MNGTAKRIRWSHFVDRRSGRGIIVPMDHGLTIGPVEGLASVEQLSRWIGHPGITGIIAHKGMVERLGSHGLLKGIGVMIHLNGMMSLASTPDRKERLTSVEAALRLGADAVSLQLNFDGKNDAHNLAQLGSVVDEAQQYGLPVLTMLYDKVPCDAQEQRVNRLKHLMRACVELGTDALKLAAPDDLALMPTLLEGIREHTAVFFAGGAMRSEAEILMMAEEVVRCGATGLCVGRNIFQRESARATLSQLQEVVLGNHAVVPESGGTWSLPDRAPQVRWSPVVEEVVK encoded by the coding sequence ATGAATGGAACAGCCAAGCGCATCCGCTGGTCACATTTCGTGGACCGGCGGAGCGGACGGGGAATCATCGTCCCCATGGATCATGGGCTGACGATTGGACCGGTGGAAGGCCTGGCCAGCGTGGAGCAGCTCTCGCGCTGGATCGGTCATCCGGGCATCACGGGGATCATCGCCCACAAGGGCATGGTGGAGCGGCTCGGGAGCCATGGTCTGTTGAAGGGCATCGGCGTCATGATCCACCTCAATGGCATGATGTCGCTGGCCTCGACACCGGACCGCAAGGAGCGGCTGACCTCGGTGGAGGCGGCGCTCCGCCTCGGGGCGGACGCGGTCTCCCTGCAGCTCAACTTCGATGGAAAGAACGACGCCCACAACCTGGCCCAGCTCGGGTCGGTGGTGGACGAGGCCCAGCAGTACGGCCTGCCCGTGCTCACCATGCTCTACGACAAGGTCCCCTGCGACGCGCAGGAGCAGCGCGTGAACAGGCTCAAGCACCTGATGCGCGCGTGCGTGGAGCTGGGCACGGACGCGCTCAAGCTGGCCGCGCCGGATGATCTCGCGCTGATGCCCACGCTGCTCGAGGGCATCCGGGAGCACACCGCCGTGTTCTTCGCGGGGGGAGCGATGCGCTCGGAGGCGGAGATCCTCATGATGGCCGAGGAGGTGGTGCGCTGCGGCGCCACCGGGCTGTGTGTGGGACGCAACATCTTCCAGCGGGAGTCCGCCCGCGCCACGCTCAGCCAGCTGCAGGAGGTGGTCCTGGGCAACCATGCCGTGGTGCCGGAGTCCGGTGGCACCTGGAGCCTGCCCGACCGCGCTCCCCAGGTGCGCTGGTCCCCCGTGGTGGAAGAGGTCGTGAAATGA